In Aquimarina sp. TRL1, a single window of DNA contains:
- a CDS encoding 6-phosphogluconate dehydrogenase, which produces MKKILAIIIASIILSFAAYFAFIYYSSFSEGVRSGELIKFSKKGIVFKTYEGEISQGISGAQIFSFSVEDKHKEVIRKLEQLQGRYVKLKYKERFSTFSWLGDTKYFIIEVSEEESPHFRNK; this is translated from the coding sequence ATGAAAAAAATATTAGCAATTATTATTGCATCTATCATACTATCATTCGCAGCATACTTTGCTTTTATATATTATTCCAGTTTTAGCGAAGGAGTTCGAAGTGGAGAACTTATTAAGTTTAGTAAAAAAGGAATTGTATTTAAAACCTATGAAGGAGAAATTAGTCAGGGTATTTCAGGAGCACAAATTTTTAGCTTTTCCGTAGAGGATAAACACAAAGAAGTAATTCGCAAACTGGAACAACTTCAGGGGAGATATGTAAAATTAAAATACAAAGAACGGTTTAGCACTTTTTCCTGGCTTGGAGATACTAAATACTTTATTATTGAAGTATCAGAAGAAGAATCTCCACACTTCCGAAATAAATAA
- the rmuC gene encoding DNA recombination protein RmuC, whose protein sequence is MSEYILLIVAVIAILLGFFIGKYVAGLKNKNQQNTLEEKSNRIQLQYDEFKKNAVQQSELSKQQYQEYKNTVEKQLSDIIKEREDIRREKDFLNTELTRRNTEFENLLLKNKEQKEEVDKLQEKFTKEFENLANKILDEKSNKFTEQNKENIKNILSPLQEKIVNFEKKVDQTHKESIDYHAALRQQILGLKDLNEQMSKEATNLTKALKGDSKIQGNWGELVLERVLEKSGLEKDREYFVQQSFTTEDGQRILPDVVIYLPDNKKMIVDSKVSLTAYERFINEDDEQQKTSYLKEHVTSLKRHVDQLSSKNYQDIYDIESPDFVLLFVPIEPAFALAINEDNKLYNQAFEKNIVIVTPSTLLATLRTIDTMWNNEKQQRNALEIARQAGALYDKFEGLVKDLTGVGKKIDDAKKDYSSAMNKLVEGRGNLITSVEKLKKMGAKAKKSLPDAIIKRANQDNDLIN, encoded by the coding sequence ATGTCAGAATACATCTTACTTATTGTAGCCGTAATCGCTATCTTACTTGGTTTTTTTATAGGAAAATATGTTGCTGGTCTAAAGAATAAGAACCAACAAAACACCTTGGAAGAAAAATCGAATCGCATTCAGTTACAATACGATGAATTCAAAAAAAATGCAGTTCAGCAATCCGAATTATCCAAACAACAATATCAGGAGTATAAAAACACAGTAGAAAAACAACTCTCCGATATCATAAAAGAAAGAGAGGATATACGAAGGGAAAAAGATTTTCTCAATACAGAGCTCACACGAAGAAATACAGAGTTTGAAAATTTGTTACTCAAAAACAAAGAACAAAAGGAAGAGGTTGATAAGCTACAGGAAAAATTCACAAAAGAGTTTGAAAATCTAGCAAATAAGATCCTAGATGAAAAATCTAATAAATTTACCGAACAAAATAAAGAGAATATAAAAAACATCCTTTCTCCACTGCAGGAAAAAATTGTCAATTTCGAAAAAAAAGTGGATCAAACTCATAAGGAAAGTATTGATTATCACGCTGCTTTGCGACAGCAAATTTTAGGTCTAAAAGACCTTAATGAGCAGATGAGTAAAGAAGCAACAAATCTAACTAAAGCACTCAAAGGAGATAGCAAAATCCAAGGAAACTGGGGAGAATTAGTCCTAGAAAGAGTTTTAGAAAAATCCGGATTAGAAAAAGACAGAGAATACTTCGTACAGCAAAGTTTCACAACAGAGGATGGGCAACGTATTTTGCCTGATGTAGTGATCTATCTTCCTGATAATAAAAAAATGATCGTAGATTCCAAAGTTTCTCTTACTGCTTATGAACGTTTTATCAATGAAGATGACGAACAACAAAAAACGAGTTATCTCAAGGAGCATGTTACTTCATTAAAAAGACATGTAGATCAATTATCTTCCAAAAATTATCAGGATATATACGATATAGAATCCCCGGATTTTGTATTGCTTTTTGTTCCTATAGAACCTGCTTTTGCGTTAGCCATTAATGAAGATAATAAGCTGTATAATCAAGCCTTTGAAAAAAACATTGTTATTGTTACTCCCTCGACCTTATTAGCCACATTGAGAACTATTGATACTATGTGGAACAATGAGAAACAGCAACGAAATGCTTTAGAGATTGCCAGACAAGCTGGTGCCTTATACGATAAATTTGAAGGACTGGTAAAAGACCTGACTGGAGTAGGAAAAAAAATAGACGACGCCAAAAAAGATTATTCCTCTGCTATGAACAAATTAGTAGAAGGACGCGGAAATCTTATAACAAGTGTCGAAAAATTAAAAAAGATGGGAGCAAAAGCAAAAAAATCACTTCCTGATGCAATCATTAAACGAGCAAATCAAGATAACGATTTAATAAATTGA